From a region of the Suncus etruscus isolate mSunEtr1 chromosome 11, mSunEtr1.pri.cur, whole genome shotgun sequence genome:
- the SLC25A3 gene encoding phosphate carrier protein, mitochondrial isoform X1, producing MFSSVAHLARANPFHAPHLQLVQEGSAAPPPPRRSRSLAAAAVEEYSCEYGSMKFYALCGFGGVLSCGLTHTAVVPLDLVKCRMQVDPQKYKGIFNGFSVTLKEDGVRGLAKGWAPTFIGYSMQGLCKFGFYEVFKVLYSNMLGEENTYLWRTSLYLASSASAEFFADIALAPMEAAKVRIQTQPGYANTLREAAPKMYREEGLNAFYKGVAPLWMRQIPYTMMKFACFERTVELLYKFVVPKPRDECTKAEQLVVTFVAGYIAGVFCAIVSHPADSVVSVLNKEKGSTASQVLQRLGFRGVWKGLFARIIMIGTLTALQWFIYDSVKVYFRLPRPPPPEMPESLKKKLGLTQ from the exons ATGTTCTCGTCCGTGGCGCACCTGGCGCGGGCGAACCCCTTCCACGCGCCCCACCTGCAGCTGGTGCAGGAGGGCAGCGCCGCCCCGCCGCCGCCCCGCCGCTCCCGGAGCCTGGCCGCCGCCGCCGTGGAAG AGTACAGTTGTGAATATGGCTCCATGAAGTTTTATGCACTGTGTGGCTTTGGTGGGGTTTTAAGTTGTGGTCTGACACACACAGCTGTCGTTCCTCTGGATTTAGTGAAATGCCGCATGCAG gtGGACCCCCAAAAGTACAAGGGCATATTCAATGGATTCTCGGTTACACTCAAAGAGGATGGTGTTCGTGGTTTGGCTAAAGGATGGGCTCCCACTTTCATCGGCTACTCCATGCAGGGCCTCTGCAAGTTTGGCTTTTATGAAGTCTTCAAGGTGTTATATAGCAACATGCTAGGAGAG GAAAATACCTACCTCTGGCGTACATCACTATATTTGGCTTCCTCTGCCAGTGCTGAATTCTTTGCTGACATTGCCCTGGCTCCTATGGAAGCTGCTAAGGTTCGAATTCAAACCCAACCTGGATATGCCAACACTTTGAGAGAAGCAGCTCCCAAAATGTATAGGGAAGAAGGCTTAAATGC CTTCTACAAGGGAGTTGCTCCTCTATGGATGAGACAGATACCATACACCATGATGAAGTTCGCCTGCTTTGAACGCACTGTTGAATTACTGTACAAGTTTGTGGTTCCCAAGCCCCGTGATGAGTGTACAAAGGCAGAGCAGCTGGTTGTAACATTTGTTGCAGGTTACATAG CTGGAGTCTTTTGTGCAATTGTTTCTCACCCTGCTGATTCTGTGGTGTCTGTGTTGAACAAAGAGAAAGGAAGCACTGCCTCTCAGGTCCTTCAGAGACTTGGATTTAGAG GTGTGTGGAAGGGACTCTTTGCCCGTATCATCATGATTGGCACGCTGACTGCCCTTCAGTGGTTCATCTATGACTCTGTGAAGGTCTACTTCAGGCTCCCCCGCCCTCCTCCTCCTGAGATGCCAGAATCTTTGAAGAAGAAACTCGGGTTGACTCAGTAG
- the SLC25A3 gene encoding phosphate carrier protein, mitochondrial isoform X2, which yields MFSSVAHLARANPFHAPHLQLVQEGSAAPPPPRRSRSLAAAAVEEQYSCDYGSNRFFILCGIGGIISCGTTHTALVPLDLIKCRMQVDPQKYKGIFNGFSVTLKEDGVRGLAKGWAPTFIGYSMQGLCKFGFYEVFKVLYSNMLGEENTYLWRTSLYLASSASAEFFADIALAPMEAAKVRIQTQPGYANTLREAAPKMYREEGLNAFYKGVAPLWMRQIPYTMMKFACFERTVELLYKFVVPKPRDECTKAEQLVVTFVAGYIAGVFCAIVSHPADSVVSVLNKEKGSTASQVLQRLGFRGVWKGLFARIIMIGTLTALQWFIYDSVKVYFRLPRPPPPEMPESLKKKLGLTQ from the exons ATGTTCTCGTCCGTGGCGCACCTGGCGCGGGCGAACCCCTTCCACGCGCCCCACCTGCAGCTGGTGCAGGAGGGCAGCGCCGCCCCGCCGCCGCCCCGCCGCTCCCGGAGCCTGGCCGCCGCCGCCGTGGAAG AGCAGTATAGCTGTGACTATGGATCTAACAGATTCTTTATCCTTTGTGGAATTGGAGGAATTATTAGCTGTGGCACTACACATACAGCATTGGTTCCTCTAGATCTGATTAAGTGCAGAATGCAG gtGGACCCCCAAAAGTACAAGGGCATATTCAATGGATTCTCGGTTACACTCAAAGAGGATGGTGTTCGTGGTTTGGCTAAAGGATGGGCTCCCACTTTCATCGGCTACTCCATGCAGGGCCTCTGCAAGTTTGGCTTTTATGAAGTCTTCAAGGTGTTATATAGCAACATGCTAGGAGAG GAAAATACCTACCTCTGGCGTACATCACTATATTTGGCTTCCTCTGCCAGTGCTGAATTCTTTGCTGACATTGCCCTGGCTCCTATGGAAGCTGCTAAGGTTCGAATTCAAACCCAACCTGGATATGCCAACACTTTGAGAGAAGCAGCTCCCAAAATGTATAGGGAAGAAGGCTTAAATGC CTTCTACAAGGGAGTTGCTCCTCTATGGATGAGACAGATACCATACACCATGATGAAGTTCGCCTGCTTTGAACGCACTGTTGAATTACTGTACAAGTTTGTGGTTCCCAAGCCCCGTGATGAGTGTACAAAGGCAGAGCAGCTGGTTGTAACATTTGTTGCAGGTTACATAG CTGGAGTCTTTTGTGCAATTGTTTCTCACCCTGCTGATTCTGTGGTGTCTGTGTTGAACAAAGAGAAAGGAAGCACTGCCTCTCAGGTCCTTCAGAGACTTGGATTTAGAG GTGTGTGGAAGGGACTCTTTGCCCGTATCATCATGATTGGCACGCTGACTGCCCTTCAGTGGTTCATCTATGACTCTGTGAAGGTCTACTTCAGGCTCCCCCGCCCTCCTCCTCCTGAGATGCCAGAATCTTTGAAGAAGAAACTCGGGTTGACTCAGTAG